TGGGtaaagcaatgctgggtaaagaTTAAGTGGGACTGGTACATAAAAGCACTGCAGATTTCACCTTTGCCCATTGTACCCTGGGAATAAGTTGCAGTATCCCAAAGTTTCTACCCCTTGGGGACCAATTGCAGAGAAGAGAGCTACTGCAGGCAGCCTCAGACatcccagccaggagcagagtaACCGAGATGAGCAACATGAGAATAGCCCTTTGATTTTCACCTGTCCCCTGGCTCTCTAGGATGCATATATCCTCAGTGGAGAAGAGGCCTTTGACCTGCTGGAGAACATTAGCTTCTCCTCCGACTACTACAATGGGAGTGACACCTGCTGTTCAGTGCCGCCCTGCACCTCCAAGAGTATCCAGGCCTTTGACAGGGTCTTCCTGCCAGTTTTCTACAGCCTGCTCTTCCCACTAGGGCTGTGCGGGAACTGCATGGTgatggctgtgctgctgcagtgcaAGAGGTCCCTGGCTGGGACTGACGTCTTCATCCTCAACCTGGCGCTCGCTGATGTGCTGCTGGTAGTGACACTCCCTTTCTGGGCAGTGCAGGCTGTGAATGGCTGGGTTTTCGGCACTGGCACCTGCAAGCTGGTTGGCTCCATCTTCAAGATCAATTTCTACTCCAGCATCTTCTTCCTGGTGTGCATCAGCTTTGACCGGTACCTCTCCATCGTCCATGCTGTGCATATGTACAAGAGGAACAAGTCACATCTGATGGTGGCCAGCTGCCTGGTGGTGTGGGGCATCTGTGTCCTCTTGACAATGCCGGATTTCCTATACCTAGAAGTCAAGCAGGACTATCGCCTCAACATCACTTTGTGCTCCCACAACTTCTCCTCCAACACCTCCCTACGCTGGAAAACAAGCCTGCGCATCTGCTACCACATGCTGGGTTTCTTCCTGCCCCTGGTAGCCATGCTGTATTGCTACACCTGCATTGTCCGCACTCTGCTGCGCTCCCATGGCTTCCACAAGCACAAGGCCATGCGGGTCATCCTCATAGTGGTGGCTGTTTTCTTCCTGTGCTGGACACCCTACCACCTGGCCCTGGTAGCAAACACCCTGATTGACTTGCAGGTGGTGGGGCGGGACTGTGACAGGGAGGCCGTGCTGGACATCATCTTGTCTATCACTGCCAGCCTGGGCTACTTCCACTGCTGCCTCAAccccttgctctatgcatttgtTGGCATCAAATTCCGCAACAAATTCCTGGAGTTGCTGGGCCACATAGGCTGCGTGAGCCACGACTTCCTGCACAGACACGTCCAGACACCGAGCCAGCGCAAGGACTCCACCTGGTCAGAGACCACCGAAGCCTCCTACTCAGGGCTTTAGGGGGGAgcctgggcagcagggggcaacCCCTCCCCAAAGGGTGTGGGGGGTGAAATGCTCCCCAAAGGGGCAGAGGAGACAAGCAGTCCATACAGTCATAGCCAGACAGACACCTGCAGTTTCACAGCCTCTTGTGCGGGAGTTGCATGACTGAGACTGAACTGGAAAGAAAGAGCAGCAGATTTCTGAGCGCCTGGCATAATCGCTGACTCTCTGCAGCTTgtgggtgcaggtgccagagatTGTACACGTGGTTTCCTGGAAGATCATGGGTCCATCCCTTCCCCTAAGTCAGTTGCCAGGTGCTGAGCTGTttcagtcaggctacgtctaggtGTCCCGGAACgtctctgccacatccagggaacacgtttgctcttctgctttctgtCGCGGAAGAGAAAACGCGCTCTTTCGGGGCAGGGccagcttgagccattcctgcgccctgggcagcaggcacgccccgcccctcggcacactgcgcaccttacagctgcaaccaggcgagtgaagcatgcgcggccccgcccctcggcacactgcgcaccttacagctgcaaccaggcgagtgaagcatgcacggccccgcccctcggcacactgcgcaccttacagctgcaaccaggcgagtgaagcatgcacggccccgcccctcggcacactgcgcaccttacagctgcaaccaggcgagtgaagcatgcacgccccgcccctcggcacactgcgcaccttacagctgcaaccaggcgagtgaagcatTCACGGCTCCGcccctcggcacactgcgcaccttacagctgcaaccaggcgagtgaagcatgcacgccccgcccctcggcacactgcgcaccttacagctgcaaccaggcgagtgaagcatgcacgccccgcccctcggcacactgcgcaccttacagctgcaaccaggcgagtgaagcatgcgcggccccacccctcggcacactgcgcaccttacagctgcaaccaggcgagtgaagcatgcgcggccccgcccctcggcacactgcgcactttacagctgcaaccaggcgagtgaagcatgcgcggccccgcccctcggcacactgcgcaccttacagctgcaaccaggcgagtgaagcatgcacgccccgcccctcggcacactgcgcaccttacagctgcaaccaggcgagtgaagcattcacggccccgcccctcggcacactgcgcaccttacagctgcaaccaggcgagtgaagcatgcacgccccgcccctcggcacactgcgcaccttacagctgcaaccaggcgagtgaagcatgcacggccccgcccctcggcacactgcgcaccttacagctgcaaccaggcgagtgaagcatgcacggccccgcccttcggcacactgcgcaccttacagctgcaaccaggcgagtgaagcatgcacggccccgcccctcggcacactgcgcaccttacagctgcaaccaggcgagtgaagcatgcacggccccgcccctcggcacactgcgcaccttacagctgcaaccaggcgagtgaagcatgcacggccccgcccctcggcacactgcgcaccttacagctgcaaccaggcgagtgaagcatgcacggccccgcccctcggcacactgcgcaccttacagctgcaaccaggcgagtgaagcatgcacgccccgcccctcggcacactgcgcaccttacagctgcaaccaggcgagtgaagcatgcgcggccccgcccctcagcacactgcgcaccttacagctgcaaccaggcgagtgaagcatgcgcggccccgcccctcagcacactgcgcaccttacagctgcaaccaggcgagtgaagcatgcgcggccccgcccctcagcacactgcgcaccttacagctgcaaccaggcgagtgaagcatgcacggccccgcccctcagcacactgcgcaccttacagctgcaaccaggcgagtgaagcatgcacgccccgcccctcggcacactgcgcaccttacagctgcaaccaggcgagtgaagcatgcacggccccgcccctcggcacactgcgcaccttacagctgcaaccaggcgagtgaagcatgcacgccccgcccctcggcacactgcgcaccttacagctgcaaccaggcgagtgaagcatgcgcggccccgcccctcggcacactgcgca
This window of the Pelodiscus sinensis isolate JC-2024 unplaced genomic scaffold, ASM4963464v1 ctg73, whole genome shotgun sequence genome carries:
- the CXCR3 gene encoding C-X-C chemokine receptor type 3, producing MVDFDAYILSGEEAFDLLENISFSSDYYNGSDTCCSVPPCTSKSIQAFDRVFLPVFYSLLFPLGLCGNCMVMAVLLQCKRSLAGTDVFILNLALADVLLVVTLPFWAVQAVNGWVFGTGTCKLVGSIFKINFYSSIFFLVCISFDRYLSIVHAVHMYKRNKSHLMVASCLVVWGICVLLTMPDFLYLEVKQDYRLNITLCSHNFSSNTSLRWKTSLRICYHMLGFFLPLVAMLYCYTCIVRTLLRSHGFHKHKAMRVILIVVAVFFLCWTPYHLALVANTLIDLQVVGRDCDREAVLDIILSITASLGYFHCCLNPLLYAFVGIKFRNKFLELLGHIGCVSHDFLHRHVQTPSQRKDSTWSETTEASYSGL